In Candidatus Krumholzibacteriia bacterium, a genomic segment contains:
- a CDS encoding nuclear transport factor 2 family protein, with protein MRRCLWFLALLLTCCAPSSLLAAAPPNTDTPVQVKTKGEPSASRDQSKPVRAALEEQYAKSVAAYHDEDPEVILALRTPDFSFQPPSGQRSSPEEAAAYIRASFEQVERTLQLTFDIQEITVQNDTAIATIHQHWRRAQLKAGQLRTVDTEAIQREWWVLTAEGWRLFFVDAVRPGIWKVDGKRVDPSRPYDPDAPPFEPAGKN; from the coding sequence GTGCGCCGCTGCCTCTGGTTTCTCGCGCTCCTGCTCACCTGTTGCGCTCCATCGAGTCTTCTCGCCGCCGCCCCGCCGAACACCGACACGCCGGTCCAGGTGAAGACGAAAGGCGAACCCAGCGCCAGCCGTGACCAGTCCAAGCCCGTGCGCGCGGCGCTGGAAGAGCAGTACGCGAAATCCGTCGCCGCCTATCACGACGAAGATCCCGAAGTGATCCTGGCGTTGCGGACGCCGGACTTCTCGTTCCAGCCTCCCAGCGGACAGCGTTCGTCCCCCGAGGAAGCGGCTGCTTACATCCGCGCCAGCTTCGAGCAGGTGGAGCGCACCCTGCAACTCACCTTCGACATCCAGGAGATCACGGTGCAGAACGACACAGCGATCGCCACGATCCATCAGCACTGGCGGAGGGCACAACTCAAAGCAGGCCAGCTGCGGACGGTAGACACCGAGGCGATCCAGCGGGAGTGGTGGGTGCTCACGGCGGAGGGCTGGCGTCTCTTCTTCGTCGACGCCGTCCGCCCGGGGATCTGGAAGGTGGATGGCAAGCGCGTCGATCCCAGCAGGCCCTACGATCCCGACGCCCCGCCCTTCGAGCCTGCGGGGAAGAACTGA
- a CDS encoding aromatic ring-hydroxylating dioxygenase subunit alpha has product MARGPETRGPVPAEQPLAEVLSDYDAAAPLEKAWTIPASWYVDPRVYALESRGVFGGWQMVGRLDQVSEPGQYFTAEIAGEPLLVVRGRDNSLRGFFNVCRHHAAVVMTEPQGHAASLRCPYHGWTYSLEGELKGTPDFDGVCDFERSRNGLVPVRLETWESFVFVHLNDGAPPLVEFLGDLVQRIHPLEIGKMRFVERRIYSFDSNWKVFVDNYLDGGYHIPSLHQGLHSVLQYGEYKIENGARYCLQSSPVRDSGRDAQTAAVRKGKEAYYYWLYPNFMLNWYEGMMDTNLVLPLGVDRTLVVFDFFFVEVEGEAAARNRASIVVGERIQAEDTGICASVQKGLGSRAYKAGRLSVRREAGEHLFHRLLAADLRAALAGGAAAR; this is encoded by the coding sequence GCGTGGTCCCGTTCCCGCCGAGCAGCCGCTCGCCGAGGTGCTGTCCGACTACGACGCTGCCGCGCCGCTCGAGAAAGCCTGGACGATACCGGCCTCGTGGTACGTGGACCCGCGCGTCTACGCCCTCGAATCCCGCGGCGTCTTCGGCGGCTGGCAGATGGTCGGCCGACTCGACCAGGTGTCCGAGCCCGGTCAGTACTTCACCGCCGAGATCGCCGGCGAGCCGCTGCTCGTCGTCCGCGGCAGGGACAACAGCCTGCGCGGGTTCTTCAACGTCTGCCGCCATCACGCCGCCGTGGTCATGACGGAACCCCAGGGGCATGCCGCGTCGCTGCGCTGCCCCTACCACGGTTGGACCTATTCCCTCGAGGGCGAGCTCAAAGGCACGCCGGATTTCGACGGCGTCTGCGACTTCGAGCGCAGCCGGAACGGCCTCGTCCCGGTGCGCCTCGAGACCTGGGAGTCTTTTGTCTTCGTGCACCTGAACGACGGAGCGCCGCCGCTCGTGGAGTTCCTCGGCGACCTCGTCCAACGCATCCACCCCCTGGAGATTGGCAAGATGCGCTTCGTCGAGCGACGCATCTATTCCTTCGACTCGAACTGGAAGGTGTTCGTCGACAATTACCTGGACGGGGGCTACCACATCCCTTCGCTGCATCAGGGGCTCCACAGCGTGCTGCAGTACGGTGAGTACAAGATCGAAAACGGCGCGCGCTACTGCTTGCAGTCGAGCCCGGTGCGCGACTCGGGGCGGGACGCCCAGACGGCCGCAGTGCGGAAGGGCAAGGAAGCTTACTACTACTGGCTGTATCCCAACTTCATGCTCAACTGGTACGAGGGCATGATGGACACGAACCTGGTGCTGCCCTTGGGCGTCGATCGGACGCTCGTGGTCTTCGACTTCTTCTTCGTCGAGGTGGAAGGGGAGGCGGCGGCGCGCAACCGCGCCAGCATCGTGGTGGGCGAGCGTATCCAGGCCGAGGACACCGGCATCTGCGCTTCCGTACAGAAGGGGCTCGGCTCGCGGGCCTACAAGGCCGGCCGCCTTTCGGTGCGGCGCGAAGCGGGAGAGCACCTCTTCCATCGCCTGCTGGCGGCGGATCTGCGGGCGGCGCTCGCCGGCGGCGCCGCCGCTCGGTGA